In Phragmites australis chromosome 24, lpPhrAust1.1, whole genome shotgun sequence, the following are encoded in one genomic region:
- the LOC133907050 gene encoding F-box/LRR-repeat protein 15-like isoform X3, translating to MAEGRRMKGVEGGAGGGDGEQRDEDTREELELALSLGRRGWHLPPRQEPAPRSLNWTVAFSEWNPDAAGSSRSAESVLGPQPVPSVRLGGMLERVILEGPHAGGSAEAGWEDADEEDGDRDLLNKRLIVRSFGEDSPQHSGANASSFGSESPFLPVSRERVHFNLSRCPEHELEFGLSLFPKDDGNESSRDAKNERVNHAEKSGGRNSEDVGIRMDLSDDLLHLDLCRAGVACKQWRSASMHEDFWRCLKFENTRISLQNFVDICHRYQNVTDLNLSGIINAEALVLEAIMFLRHLKTLTMGKGQLGEAFFQALAECPLLTTLAVSDASLGSGIQEVTVNHDGLRKLHILKCRALRISVRCSQLQILSLKRTGMAHVSLNCPQLLELDFQSCHKLSDNAIRQAATACPLLAKLDMSSCSCVTDETLREIASSCPNLSVLDASNCPNISFESVRLPTLIDLKLLSCEGITSASMAAISCSRLLEALKLDNCSLLTSLSLDLPHLRNISLVHLRKFADLNLRSPVLSYIKVSRCSALHRASITSSALQKLVLQKQESLSSLSLQCHNLIDVDLSDCESLTNAICEVFSDGGGCPMLRSLILDNCESLSMVELNSSSLVGLSLAGCCSMTFLRLLCPNLQNVNLDGCDHLESASLCPVGLETLNLGICPKLNVLHIESPNMSILELKGCGVLSQASINCPSLTSLDASFCRQLVDDSLTCTAEACPLIEHLILSSCLSVGIDGLSSLHCLHKLTLLDLSYTFLINLKPVFDSCPQLKILKLSACKYLSDSSLDALYREGALPMLVELDLSYSSIGQTAIEGLLACCTNLVNVNLNGCTNLQELVCGSDDCSPVDIPVDLCPPDSAPVKSEEISERSGCLLEVLNCTGCPNIKKVVIPSMANYLHLSKINLNLSTNLKEVDLTCSNLYTLNLSNCSSLEVLKLDCPRLTNLQLLACTMLQEEELESAISLCSTLEILNVHSCPKINALDFGRLHAVCPHPEQSHRII from the exons ATGGCGGAGGGGAGGCGGATGAAGGGCGTGGAGGGTGGCGCCGGCGGGGGTGACGGGGAGCAGAGGGATGAAGACACGCGGGAGGAGCTGGAGCTCGCGCTGTCTTTGGGGCGGCGGGGCTGGCACCTGCCGCCGCGGCAGGAGCCCGCGCCCCGCTCTCTGAACTGGACGGTGGCATTTTCGGAGTGGAATCCTGATGCCGCCGGGAGCTCGCGTTCCGCGGAGAGTGTTCTGGGCCCGCAACCCGTTCCATCGGTCCGGCTAGGTGGCATGCTGGAGCGCGTCATCCTAGAGGGCCCCCATGCAGGTGGCAGTGCAGAGGCTGGGTGGGAGGACGCGGACGAAGAGGATGGAGACAGAGACCTGCTGAATAAGCGGCTTATAGTACGCAGCTTTGGCGA GGATAGCCCACAACATTCTGGTGCCAATGCTAGCTCTTTTGGCTCCGAATCACCATTTTTGCCCGTTTCTCGTGAGCGTGTTCATTTCAATCTGTCACGTTGCCCAGAACATGAATTGGAATTTGGCCTGTCACTTTTCCCAAAGGATGATGGTAATGAGAGTTCAAGGGATGCGAAGAATGAGAGAGTTAATCACGCAGAAAAATCAGGTGGAAGAAATTCTGAAGATGTTGGAATAAGAATGGATCTCTCTGATGATCTCCTGCACCTG GATTTATGCAGAGCAGGTGTTGCCTGCAAACAGTGGCGATCTGCTAGTATGCATGAGGATTTTTGGAGGTGTTTGAAGTTTGAGAACACCAGGATATCTCTGCAGAACT TTGTTGATATTTGCCATCGTTACCAGAATGTTACAGACCTCAATTTGTCTGGTATCATAAATGCAGAGGCACTAGTGTTGGAAGCAATAATGTTCTTAAG GCATCTGAAGACGCTAACAATGGGCAAAGGACAACTGGGAGAAGCGTTTTTTCAAGCTTTGGCTGAGTGCCCATTATTGACTACTTTAGCAGTCAGTGATGCATCTCTTGGGAGTGGCATTCAAGAAGTAACTGTTAATCATGATGGATTGCGCAAACTTCACATTTTGAAGTGCCGTGCACTCAGAATATCTGTCAG ATGTTCCCAACTTCAAATACTGTCTTTGAAGCGAACTGGCATGGCTCATGTGTCGCTCAACTGTCCTCAGTTGCTTGAATTGGACTTCCAGTCCTGCCATAAGCTTTCTGACAATGCAATCCGTCAAGCTGCTACGGCTTGTCCACTGTTGGCGAAACTAGATATGTCATCTTGCTCTTGTGTTACTGATGAGACACTGCGTGAAATAGCTAGTTCATGTCCAAATCTTTCTGTTCTTGATGCATCCAACTGCCCTAACATTTCATTTGAG TCGGTGAGGCTTCCAACGTTGATAGACTTGAAACTACTAAGTTGCGAAGGAATCACATCTGCTTCCATGGCCGCAATATCTTGCAGTCGTCTGCTTGAG GCGTTAAAACTCGATAATTGCAGTCTGTTGACATCATTGTCTTTGGATTTGCCACATCTTAGGAATATAAGTCTTGTACACTTACGCAA GTTTGCTGATTTGAATTTGCGAAGCCCTGTTCTTTCTTacatcaaagtttccagatGTTCGGCGCTTCATCGTGCTAGCATAACATCAAGTGCTCTTCAG AAATTGGTGCTTCAAAAACAAGAGAGCCTATCTAGCTTGTCATTGCAATGTCACAACTTGATTGATGTGGATCTTAGTGACTGTGAGTCATTAACAAATGCAATTTGCGAAGTTTTCAGTGATGGAGGTGGCTGCCCTATGCTCAGATCATTGATTCTTGACAATTGTGAG AGTTTGAGCATGGTGGAACTAAATAGTAGTTCTTTGGTTGGTCTCTCTCTTGCTGGTTGCTGTTCGATGACATTCCTGAGACTCTTGTGCCCAAATCTGCAAAATGTGAATCTTGATGGCTGTGATCATCTTGAGAGTGCGTCATTGTGTCCG GTTGGCCTTGAAACCCTAAATCTTGGAATTTGTCCAAAATTGAATGTTCTACACATCGAGTCCCCAAATATGTCTATATTGGAGCTGAAGGGTTGTGGTGTGCTTTCCCAGGCTTCCATCAATTGCCCTAGCTTGACATCTTTAGATGCTTCTTTCTGCAG ACAGCTTGTGGATGATTCACTGACTTGTACGGCAGAGGCATGCCCTCTTATCGAGCATCTCATCCTGTCCTCGTGTCTCTCTGTTGGCATTGATGGATTGTCTTCCTTGCATTGCCTTCATAAATTGACCTTGCTTGACCTGTCGTACACATTTTTGATCAATTTGAAGCCTGTTTTTGACAGTTGTCCACAGTTAAAG ATCTTAAAACTTTCAGCCTGCAAGTATCTGAGTGACTCATCATTAGATGCCCTCTACAGAGAGGGTGCTCTTCCGATGCTTGTTGAGCTAGATCTGTCCTACTCATCCATCGGACAGACTGCAATAGAAGGTCTTCTTGCATGCTGTACAAATTTGGTTAATGTGAACTTAAACGGATGTACAAACTTGCAAGAATTAGTGTGTGGATCAGATGATTGCAGTCCTGTTGATATACCAGTTGACCTTTGCCCTCCTGATTCTGCACCAGTCAAGAGTGAAGAGATCAGTGAGCGATCTGGTTGTCTGCTTGAAGTTCTCAACTGTACTGGATGTCCAAATATTAAGAAAGTTGTTATTCCTTCAATGGCAAACTATCTACATTTGTCCAAAATCAATCTTAATCTGTCAACAAACTTGAAGGAAGTGGATTTAACATGCTCCAATCTGTACACATTAAACTTGAG CAACTGTAGCTCACTGGAGGTTCTGAAGCTTGATTGCCCAAGATTAACCAACCTCCAGCTTCTG GCATGCACCATGTTGCAAGAGGAGGAGCTAGAATCTGCAATATCCCTCTGTAGCACGTTGGAGATCCTCAATGTACACTCTTGCCCAAAG ATCAATGCGCTGGATTTTGGCAGGCTCCATGCGGTTTGTCCGCATCCAGAGCAGTCTCATCGCATAATCTGA
- the LOC133907050 gene encoding F-box/LRR-repeat protein 15-like isoform X5 has translation MAEGRRMKGVEGGAGGGDGEQRDEDTREELELALSLGRRGWHLPPRQEPAPRSLNWTVAFSEWNPDAAGSSRSAESVLGPQPVPSVRLGGMLERVILEGPHAGGSAEAGWEDADEEDGDRDLLNKRLIVRSFGEDSPQHSGANASSFGSESPFLPVSRERVHFNLSRCPEHELEFGLSLFPKDDGNESSRDAKNERVNHAEKSGGRNSEDVGIRMDLSDDLLHLIFSFLCQKDLCRAGVACKQWRSASMHEDFWRCLKFENTRISLQNFVDICHRYQNVTDLNLSGIINAEALVLEAIMFLRHLKTLTMGKGQLGEAFFQALAECPLLTTLAVSDASLGSGIQEVTVNHDGLRKLHILKCRALRISVRCSQLQILSLKRTGMAHVSLNCPQLLELDFQSCHKLSDNAIRQAATACPLLAKLDMSSCSCVTDETLREIASSCPNLSVLDASNCPNISFESVRLPTLIDLKLLSCEGITSASMAAISCSRLLEALKLDNCSLLTSLSLDLPHLRNISLVHLRKFADLNLRSPVLSYIKVSRCSALHRASITSSALQKLVLQKQESLSSLSLQCHNLIDVDLSDCESLTNAICEVFSDGGGCPMLRSLILDNCESLSMVELNSSSLVGLSLAGCCSMTFLRLLCPNLQNVNLDGCDHLESASLCPVGLETLNLGICPKLNVLHIESPNMSILELKGCGVLSQASINCPSLTSLDASFCRQLVDDSLTCTAEACPLIEHLILSSCLSVGIDGLSSLHCLHKLTLLDLSYTFLINLKPVFDSCPQLKILKLSACKYLSDSSLDALYREGALPMLVELDLSYSSIGQTAIEGLLACCTNLVNVNLNGCTNLQELVCGSDDCSPVDIPVDLCPPDSAPVKSEEISERSGCLLEVLNCTGCPNIKKVVIPSMANYLHLSKINLNLSTNLKEVDLTCSNLYTLNLSNCSSLEVLKLDCPRLTNLQLLINALDFGRLHAVCPHPEQSHRII, from the exons ATGGCGGAGGGGAGGCGGATGAAGGGCGTGGAGGGTGGCGCCGGCGGGGGTGACGGGGAGCAGAGGGATGAAGACACGCGGGAGGAGCTGGAGCTCGCGCTGTCTTTGGGGCGGCGGGGCTGGCACCTGCCGCCGCGGCAGGAGCCCGCGCCCCGCTCTCTGAACTGGACGGTGGCATTTTCGGAGTGGAATCCTGATGCCGCCGGGAGCTCGCGTTCCGCGGAGAGTGTTCTGGGCCCGCAACCCGTTCCATCGGTCCGGCTAGGTGGCATGCTGGAGCGCGTCATCCTAGAGGGCCCCCATGCAGGTGGCAGTGCAGAGGCTGGGTGGGAGGACGCGGACGAAGAGGATGGAGACAGAGACCTGCTGAATAAGCGGCTTATAGTACGCAGCTTTGGCGA GGATAGCCCACAACATTCTGGTGCCAATGCTAGCTCTTTTGGCTCCGAATCACCATTTTTGCCCGTTTCTCGTGAGCGTGTTCATTTCAATCTGTCACGTTGCCCAGAACATGAATTGGAATTTGGCCTGTCACTTTTCCCAAAGGATGATGGTAATGAGAGTTCAAGGGATGCGAAGAATGAGAGAGTTAATCACGCAGAAAAATCAGGTGGAAGAAATTCTGAAGATGTTGGAATAAGAATGGATCTCTCTGATGATCTCCTGCACCTG attttctcttttttgtgtCAGAAGGATTTATGCAGAGCAGGTGTTGCCTGCAAACAGTGGCGATCTGCTAGTATGCATGAGGATTTTTGGAGGTGTTTGAAGTTTGAGAACACCAGGATATCTCTGCAGAACT TTGTTGATATTTGCCATCGTTACCAGAATGTTACAGACCTCAATTTGTCTGGTATCATAAATGCAGAGGCACTAGTGTTGGAAGCAATAATGTTCTTAAG GCATCTGAAGACGCTAACAATGGGCAAAGGACAACTGGGAGAAGCGTTTTTTCAAGCTTTGGCTGAGTGCCCATTATTGACTACTTTAGCAGTCAGTGATGCATCTCTTGGGAGTGGCATTCAAGAAGTAACTGTTAATCATGATGGATTGCGCAAACTTCACATTTTGAAGTGCCGTGCACTCAGAATATCTGTCAG ATGTTCCCAACTTCAAATACTGTCTTTGAAGCGAACTGGCATGGCTCATGTGTCGCTCAACTGTCCTCAGTTGCTTGAATTGGACTTCCAGTCCTGCCATAAGCTTTCTGACAATGCAATCCGTCAAGCTGCTACGGCTTGTCCACTGTTGGCGAAACTAGATATGTCATCTTGCTCTTGTGTTACTGATGAGACACTGCGTGAAATAGCTAGTTCATGTCCAAATCTTTCTGTTCTTGATGCATCCAACTGCCCTAACATTTCATTTGAG TCGGTGAGGCTTCCAACGTTGATAGACTTGAAACTACTAAGTTGCGAAGGAATCACATCTGCTTCCATGGCCGCAATATCTTGCAGTCGTCTGCTTGAG GCGTTAAAACTCGATAATTGCAGTCTGTTGACATCATTGTCTTTGGATTTGCCACATCTTAGGAATATAAGTCTTGTACACTTACGCAA GTTTGCTGATTTGAATTTGCGAAGCCCTGTTCTTTCTTacatcaaagtttccagatGTTCGGCGCTTCATCGTGCTAGCATAACATCAAGTGCTCTTCAG AAATTGGTGCTTCAAAAACAAGAGAGCCTATCTAGCTTGTCATTGCAATGTCACAACTTGATTGATGTGGATCTTAGTGACTGTGAGTCATTAACAAATGCAATTTGCGAAGTTTTCAGTGATGGAGGTGGCTGCCCTATGCTCAGATCATTGATTCTTGACAATTGTGAG AGTTTGAGCATGGTGGAACTAAATAGTAGTTCTTTGGTTGGTCTCTCTCTTGCTGGTTGCTGTTCGATGACATTCCTGAGACTCTTGTGCCCAAATCTGCAAAATGTGAATCTTGATGGCTGTGATCATCTTGAGAGTGCGTCATTGTGTCCG GTTGGCCTTGAAACCCTAAATCTTGGAATTTGTCCAAAATTGAATGTTCTACACATCGAGTCCCCAAATATGTCTATATTGGAGCTGAAGGGTTGTGGTGTGCTTTCCCAGGCTTCCATCAATTGCCCTAGCTTGACATCTTTAGATGCTTCTTTCTGCAG ACAGCTTGTGGATGATTCACTGACTTGTACGGCAGAGGCATGCCCTCTTATCGAGCATCTCATCCTGTCCTCGTGTCTCTCTGTTGGCATTGATGGATTGTCTTCCTTGCATTGCCTTCATAAATTGACCTTGCTTGACCTGTCGTACACATTTTTGATCAATTTGAAGCCTGTTTTTGACAGTTGTCCACAGTTAAAG ATCTTAAAACTTTCAGCCTGCAAGTATCTGAGTGACTCATCATTAGATGCCCTCTACAGAGAGGGTGCTCTTCCGATGCTTGTTGAGCTAGATCTGTCCTACTCATCCATCGGACAGACTGCAATAGAAGGTCTTCTTGCATGCTGTACAAATTTGGTTAATGTGAACTTAAACGGATGTACAAACTTGCAAGAATTAGTGTGTGGATCAGATGATTGCAGTCCTGTTGATATACCAGTTGACCTTTGCCCTCCTGATTCTGCACCAGTCAAGAGTGAAGAGATCAGTGAGCGATCTGGTTGTCTGCTTGAAGTTCTCAACTGTACTGGATGTCCAAATATTAAGAAAGTTGTTATTCCTTCAATGGCAAACTATCTACATTTGTCCAAAATCAATCTTAATCTGTCAACAAACTTGAAGGAAGTGGATTTAACATGCTCCAATCTGTACACATTAAACTTGAG CAACTGTAGCTCACTGGAGGTTCTGAAGCTTGATTGCCCAAGATTAACCAACCTCCAGCTTCTG ATCAATGCGCTGGATTTTGGCAGGCTCCATGCGGTTTGTCCGCATCCAGAGCAGTCTCATCGCATAATCTGA
- the LOC133907050 gene encoding F-box/LRR-repeat protein 15-like isoform X2: MAEGRRMKGVEGGAGGGDGEQRDEDTREELELALSLGRRGWHLPPRQEPAPRSLNWTVAFSEWNPDAAGSSRSAESVLGPQPVPSVRLGGMLERVILEGPHAGGSAEAGWEDADEEDGDRDLLNKRLIVRSFGEDSPQHSGANASSFGSESPFLPVSRERVHFNLSRCPEHELEFGLSLFPKDDGNESSRDAKNERVNHAEKSGGRNSEDVGIRMDLSDDLLHLKDLCRAGVACKQWRSASMHEDFWRCLKFENTRISLQNFVDICHRYQNVTDLNLSGIINAEALVLEAIMFLRHLKTLTMGKGQLGEAFFQALAECPLLTTLAVSDASLGSGIQEVTVNHDGLRKLHILKCRALRISVRCSQLQILSLKRTGMAHVSLNCPQLLELDFQSCHKLSDNAIRQAATACPLLAKLDMSSCSCVTDETLREIASSCPNLSVLDASNCPNISFESVRLPTLIDLKLLSCEGITSASMAAISCSRLLEALKLDNCSLLTSLSLDLPHLRNISLVHLRKFADLNLRSPVLSYIKVSRCSALHRASITSSALQKLVLQKQESLSSLSLQCHNLIDVDLSDCESLTNAICEVFSDGGGCPMLRSLILDNCESLSMVELNSSSLVGLSLAGCCSMTFLRLLCPNLQNVNLDGCDHLESASLCPVGLETLNLGICPKLNVLHIESPNMSILELKGCGVLSQASINCPSLTSLDASFCRQLVDDSLTCTAEACPLIEHLILSSCLSVGIDGLSSLHCLHKLTLLDLSYTFLINLKPVFDSCPQLKILKLSACKYLSDSSLDALYREGALPMLVELDLSYSSIGQTAIEGLLACCTNLVNVNLNGCTNLQELVCGSDDCSPVDIPVDLCPPDSAPVKSEEISERSGCLLEVLNCTGCPNIKKVVIPSMANYLHLSKINLNLSTNLKEVDLTCSNLYTLNLSNCSSLEVLKLDCPRLTNLQLLACTMLQEEELESAISLCSTLEILNVHSCPKINALDFGRLHAVCPHPEQSHRII, translated from the exons ATGGCGGAGGGGAGGCGGATGAAGGGCGTGGAGGGTGGCGCCGGCGGGGGTGACGGGGAGCAGAGGGATGAAGACACGCGGGAGGAGCTGGAGCTCGCGCTGTCTTTGGGGCGGCGGGGCTGGCACCTGCCGCCGCGGCAGGAGCCCGCGCCCCGCTCTCTGAACTGGACGGTGGCATTTTCGGAGTGGAATCCTGATGCCGCCGGGAGCTCGCGTTCCGCGGAGAGTGTTCTGGGCCCGCAACCCGTTCCATCGGTCCGGCTAGGTGGCATGCTGGAGCGCGTCATCCTAGAGGGCCCCCATGCAGGTGGCAGTGCAGAGGCTGGGTGGGAGGACGCGGACGAAGAGGATGGAGACAGAGACCTGCTGAATAAGCGGCTTATAGTACGCAGCTTTGGCGA GGATAGCCCACAACATTCTGGTGCCAATGCTAGCTCTTTTGGCTCCGAATCACCATTTTTGCCCGTTTCTCGTGAGCGTGTTCATTTCAATCTGTCACGTTGCCCAGAACATGAATTGGAATTTGGCCTGTCACTTTTCCCAAAGGATGATGGTAATGAGAGTTCAAGGGATGCGAAGAATGAGAGAGTTAATCACGCAGAAAAATCAGGTGGAAGAAATTCTGAAGATGTTGGAATAAGAATGGATCTCTCTGATGATCTCCTGCACCTG AAGGATTTATGCAGAGCAGGTGTTGCCTGCAAACAGTGGCGATCTGCTAGTATGCATGAGGATTTTTGGAGGTGTTTGAAGTTTGAGAACACCAGGATATCTCTGCAGAACT TTGTTGATATTTGCCATCGTTACCAGAATGTTACAGACCTCAATTTGTCTGGTATCATAAATGCAGAGGCACTAGTGTTGGAAGCAATAATGTTCTTAAG GCATCTGAAGACGCTAACAATGGGCAAAGGACAACTGGGAGAAGCGTTTTTTCAAGCTTTGGCTGAGTGCCCATTATTGACTACTTTAGCAGTCAGTGATGCATCTCTTGGGAGTGGCATTCAAGAAGTAACTGTTAATCATGATGGATTGCGCAAACTTCACATTTTGAAGTGCCGTGCACTCAGAATATCTGTCAG ATGTTCCCAACTTCAAATACTGTCTTTGAAGCGAACTGGCATGGCTCATGTGTCGCTCAACTGTCCTCAGTTGCTTGAATTGGACTTCCAGTCCTGCCATAAGCTTTCTGACAATGCAATCCGTCAAGCTGCTACGGCTTGTCCACTGTTGGCGAAACTAGATATGTCATCTTGCTCTTGTGTTACTGATGAGACACTGCGTGAAATAGCTAGTTCATGTCCAAATCTTTCTGTTCTTGATGCATCCAACTGCCCTAACATTTCATTTGAG TCGGTGAGGCTTCCAACGTTGATAGACTTGAAACTACTAAGTTGCGAAGGAATCACATCTGCTTCCATGGCCGCAATATCTTGCAGTCGTCTGCTTGAG GCGTTAAAACTCGATAATTGCAGTCTGTTGACATCATTGTCTTTGGATTTGCCACATCTTAGGAATATAAGTCTTGTACACTTACGCAA GTTTGCTGATTTGAATTTGCGAAGCCCTGTTCTTTCTTacatcaaagtttccagatGTTCGGCGCTTCATCGTGCTAGCATAACATCAAGTGCTCTTCAG AAATTGGTGCTTCAAAAACAAGAGAGCCTATCTAGCTTGTCATTGCAATGTCACAACTTGATTGATGTGGATCTTAGTGACTGTGAGTCATTAACAAATGCAATTTGCGAAGTTTTCAGTGATGGAGGTGGCTGCCCTATGCTCAGATCATTGATTCTTGACAATTGTGAG AGTTTGAGCATGGTGGAACTAAATAGTAGTTCTTTGGTTGGTCTCTCTCTTGCTGGTTGCTGTTCGATGACATTCCTGAGACTCTTGTGCCCAAATCTGCAAAATGTGAATCTTGATGGCTGTGATCATCTTGAGAGTGCGTCATTGTGTCCG GTTGGCCTTGAAACCCTAAATCTTGGAATTTGTCCAAAATTGAATGTTCTACACATCGAGTCCCCAAATATGTCTATATTGGAGCTGAAGGGTTGTGGTGTGCTTTCCCAGGCTTCCATCAATTGCCCTAGCTTGACATCTTTAGATGCTTCTTTCTGCAG ACAGCTTGTGGATGATTCACTGACTTGTACGGCAGAGGCATGCCCTCTTATCGAGCATCTCATCCTGTCCTCGTGTCTCTCTGTTGGCATTGATGGATTGTCTTCCTTGCATTGCCTTCATAAATTGACCTTGCTTGACCTGTCGTACACATTTTTGATCAATTTGAAGCCTGTTTTTGACAGTTGTCCACAGTTAAAG ATCTTAAAACTTTCAGCCTGCAAGTATCTGAGTGACTCATCATTAGATGCCCTCTACAGAGAGGGTGCTCTTCCGATGCTTGTTGAGCTAGATCTGTCCTACTCATCCATCGGACAGACTGCAATAGAAGGTCTTCTTGCATGCTGTACAAATTTGGTTAATGTGAACTTAAACGGATGTACAAACTTGCAAGAATTAGTGTGTGGATCAGATGATTGCAGTCCTGTTGATATACCAGTTGACCTTTGCCCTCCTGATTCTGCACCAGTCAAGAGTGAAGAGATCAGTGAGCGATCTGGTTGTCTGCTTGAAGTTCTCAACTGTACTGGATGTCCAAATATTAAGAAAGTTGTTATTCCTTCAATGGCAAACTATCTACATTTGTCCAAAATCAATCTTAATCTGTCAACAAACTTGAAGGAAGTGGATTTAACATGCTCCAATCTGTACACATTAAACTTGAG CAACTGTAGCTCACTGGAGGTTCTGAAGCTTGATTGCCCAAGATTAACCAACCTCCAGCTTCTG GCATGCACCATGTTGCAAGAGGAGGAGCTAGAATCTGCAATATCCCTCTGTAGCACGTTGGAGATCCTCAATGTACACTCTTGCCCAAAG ATCAATGCGCTGGATTTTGGCAGGCTCCATGCGGTTTGTCCGCATCCAGAGCAGTCTCATCGCATAATCTGA